In the genome of Octopus sinensis linkage group LG12, ASM634580v1, whole genome shotgun sequence, one region contains:
- the LOC115218017 gene encoding zinc finger CCCH-type antiviral protein 1 isoform X2, protein MACASRDLTLPIFKFLCREGSNGQNIHCIVDKLSHSSNDLHLNLSHVKHVINTSDRFHQQGNIIYPKTSLQICGRPETHDNNCTSLHLCKFYLLSNNCKRSKDCIFGHNFESQHNRKILKEHGLSKLSLEEVRGLLQIRCNRTSETTPMLCNYHNNDDGCRKSVDCHCIHICKKFVDFKCRGRNCNKNHDIDEQVTTVLEKFGFDTNLEDESIIDLIRNVTELKFEVQAPSSVPSKSKPKPKTSEFCRYFLKGNCSRPNCKFIHSKHPYMWCYYVKQWLNFPEVVNEQIEKQYADPNIKTATLNPQYNDISEVDFEKMLASNLDGEPLKIERKQASPNMNWVWYWRAEPETWSEMSKSGIEEGNEFIEKNFHSKIDLMLHFKDSNTYAKLNFEEMVVVHKSIEYPVRRRPKKKE, encoded by the exons ATGGCGTGTGCATCTCGTGATCTTACGTtgcctattttcaaatttctatgtAGAGAAGGATCCAACGGCCAGAACATACATTGTATTGTTGATAAATTATCTCACAGCAGCAACGATCTGCATTTGAATTTATCACACGTCAAGCATGTAATTAATACTTCAGATCGCTTCCACCAACAGGGCAATATTATTTACCCTAAAACTTCTCTGCAAATTTGTGGCCGCCCAGAAACCCACGATAACAATTGTACATCATTGCACCTTTGTAAGTTTTATCTGTTAAGTAATAACTGCAAGCGCAGTAAGGATTGTATATTTGGTCACAACTTTGAGAGCCAACATAAcaggaaaatattaaaagaacatGGACTTAGTAAATTAAGTCTTGAGGAAGTACGAGGTTTATTACAAATTCGCTGTAATCGTACATCGGAAACCACACCTATGTTGTGTAATTatcacaacaatgatgatggatgTCGAAAATCTGTGGACTGTCACTGCATTCACATTTGTAAAAAGTTTGTAGATTTCAAGTGTCGAGGGAGAAATTGTAATAAAAATCACGATATTGACGAACAAGTGACGACCGTTTTGGAGAAATTTGGATTCGATACAAATTTAGAGGATGAATCAATAATTGATTTGATAAGAAATGTCACCGAATTGAAATTTGAAGTACAAGCCCCGTCTTCTGTGCCATCAAAGTCCAAGCCTAAACCCAAAACGTCTGAATTTTGTCGTTACTTCTTAAAGGGGAACTGTTCACGTCCAAATTGTAAGTTTATTCACTCTAAACATCCTTATATGTGGTGCTACTATGTAAAACAATGGCTTAACTTCCCAGAAGTGGTCAACGAACAAATAGAGAAGCAATACGCTGACCCGAACATAAAGACCGCCACTTTGAATCCGCAATACAA tgaTATATCTGAGGTTGATTTTGAGAAAATGCTTGCTTCCAATCTTGATGGTGAACCCTTgaagatagagagaaagcaaGCATCTCCCAACATGAATTGGGTATGGTACTGGAGAGCTGAGCCTGAAACTTGGAGTGAAATGAGTAAatca GGAATTGAAGAGGGAAATGAATTCATTGAAAAGAACTTCCATTCAAAAATAGATTTGATGTTACATTTTAAAGATTCAAATACATATGCAAAACTAAATTTTGAAGAGATGGTAGTAGTTCATAAATCTATCGAGTATCCAGTTCGCCGCCgtccaaaaaaaaaagagtaa
- the LOC115218017 gene encoding zinc finger CCCH-type antiviral protein 1 isoform X3 yields the protein MACASRDLTLPIFKFLCREGSNGQNIHCIVDKLSHSSNDLHLNLSHVKHVINTSDRFHQQGNIIYPKTSLQICGRPETHDNNCTSLHLCKFYLLSNNCKRSKDCIFGHNFESQHNRKILKEHGLSKLSLEEVRGLLQIRCNRTSETTPMLCNYHNNDDGCRKSVDCHCIHICKKFVDFKCRGRNCNKNHDIDEQVTTVLEKFGFDTNLEDESIIDLIRNVTELKFEVQAPSSVPSKSKPKPKTSEFCRYFLKGNCSRPNCKFIHSKHPYMWCYYVKQWLNFPEVVNEQIEKQYADPNIKTATLNPQYNDISEVDFEKMLASNLDGEPLKIERKQASPNMNWVWYWRAEPETWSEMRN from the exons ATGGCGTGTGCATCTCGTGATCTTACGTtgcctattttcaaatttctatgtAGAGAAGGATCCAACGGCCAGAACATACATTGTATTGTTGATAAATTATCTCACAGCAGCAACGATCTGCATTTGAATTTATCACACGTCAAGCATGTAATTAATACTTCAGATCGCTTCCACCAACAGGGCAATATTATTTACCCTAAAACTTCTCTGCAAATTTGTGGCCGCCCAGAAACCCACGATAACAATTGTACATCATTGCACCTTTGTAAGTTTTATCTGTTAAGTAATAACTGCAAGCGCAGTAAGGATTGTATATTTGGTCACAACTTTGAGAGCCAACATAAcaggaaaatattaaaagaacatGGACTTAGTAAATTAAGTCTTGAGGAAGTACGAGGTTTATTACAAATTCGCTGTAATCGTACATCGGAAACCACACCTATGTTGTGTAATTatcacaacaatgatgatggatgTCGAAAATCTGTGGACTGTCACTGCATTCACATTTGTAAAAAGTTTGTAGATTTCAAGTGTCGAGGGAGAAATTGTAATAAAAATCACGATATTGACGAACAAGTGACGACCGTTTTGGAGAAATTTGGATTCGATACAAATTTAGAGGATGAATCAATAATTGATTTGATAAGAAATGTCACCGAATTGAAATTTGAAGTACAAGCCCCGTCTTCTGTGCCATCAAAGTCCAAGCCTAAACCCAAAACGTCTGAATTTTGTCGTTACTTCTTAAAGGGGAACTGTTCACGTCCAAATTGTAAGTTTATTCACTCTAAACATCCTTATATGTGGTGCTACTATGTAAAACAATGGCTTAACTTCCCAGAAGTGGTCAACGAACAAATAGAGAAGCAATACGCTGACCCGAACATAAAGACCGCCACTTTGAATCCGCAATACAA tgaTATATCTGAGGTTGATTTTGAGAAAATGCTTGCTTCCAATCTTGATGGTGAACCCTTgaagatagagagaaagcaaGCATCTCCCAACATGAATTGGGTATGGTACTGGAGAGCTGAGCCTGAAACTTGGAGTGAAATGA GGAATTGA
- the LOC115218017 gene encoding protein mono-ADP-ribosyltransferase PARP12 isoform X1, whose translation MACASRDLTLPIFKFLCREGSNGQNIHCIVDKLSHSSNDLHLNLSHVKHVINTSDRFHQQGNIIYPKTSLQICGRPETHDNNCTSLHLCKFYLLSNNCKRSKDCIFGHNFESQHNRKILKEHGLSKLSLEEVRGLLQIRCNRTSETTPMLCNYHNNDDGCRKSVDCHCIHICKKFVDFKCRGRNCNKNHDIDEQVTTVLEKFGFDTNLEDESIIDLIRNVTELKFEVQAPSSVPSKSKPKPKTSEFCRYFLKGNCSRPNCKFIHSKHPYMWCYYVKQWLNFPEVVNEQIEKQYADPNIKTATLNPQYNDISEVDFEKMLASNLDGEPLKIERKQASPNMNWVWYWRAEPETWSEMSKSVNNIFIFNRTMGIEEGNEFIEKNFHSKIDLMLHFKDSNTYAKLNFEEMVVVHKSIEYPVRRRPKKKE comes from the exons ATGGCGTGTGCATCTCGTGATCTTACGTtgcctattttcaaatttctatgtAGAGAAGGATCCAACGGCCAGAACATACATTGTATTGTTGATAAATTATCTCACAGCAGCAACGATCTGCATTTGAATTTATCACACGTCAAGCATGTAATTAATACTTCAGATCGCTTCCACCAACAGGGCAATATTATTTACCCTAAAACTTCTCTGCAAATTTGTGGCCGCCCAGAAACCCACGATAACAATTGTACATCATTGCACCTTTGTAAGTTTTATCTGTTAAGTAATAACTGCAAGCGCAGTAAGGATTGTATATTTGGTCACAACTTTGAGAGCCAACATAAcaggaaaatattaaaagaacatGGACTTAGTAAATTAAGTCTTGAGGAAGTACGAGGTTTATTACAAATTCGCTGTAATCGTACATCGGAAACCACACCTATGTTGTGTAATTatcacaacaatgatgatggatgTCGAAAATCTGTGGACTGTCACTGCATTCACATTTGTAAAAAGTTTGTAGATTTCAAGTGTCGAGGGAGAAATTGTAATAAAAATCACGATATTGACGAACAAGTGACGACCGTTTTGGAGAAATTTGGATTCGATACAAATTTAGAGGATGAATCAATAATTGATTTGATAAGAAATGTCACCGAATTGAAATTTGAAGTACAAGCCCCGTCTTCTGTGCCATCAAAGTCCAAGCCTAAACCCAAAACGTCTGAATTTTGTCGTTACTTCTTAAAGGGGAACTGTTCACGTCCAAATTGTAAGTTTATTCACTCTAAACATCCTTATATGTGGTGCTACTATGTAAAACAATGGCTTAACTTCCCAGAAGTGGTCAACGAACAAATAGAGAAGCAATACGCTGACCCGAACATAAAGACCGCCACTTTGAATCCGCAATACAA tgaTATATCTGAGGTTGATTTTGAGAAAATGCTTGCTTCCAATCTTGATGGTGAACCCTTgaagatagagagaaagcaaGCATCTCCCAACATGAATTGGGTATGGTACTGGAGAGCTGAGCCTGAAACTTGGAGTGAAATGAGTAAatcagtaaataatatttttatatttaacagaACCATG GGAATTGAAGAGGGAAATGAATTCATTGAAAAGAACTTCCATTCAAAAATAGATTTGATGTTACATTTTAAAGATTCAAATACATATGCAAAACTAAATTTTGAAGAGATGGTAGTAGTTCATAAATCTATCGAGTATCCAGTTCGCCGCCgtccaaaaaaaaaagagtaa